The window CTCCACCCCCGCAGACCCCTCAACCTCCCACCCCAAACCCTAGAACCACTTACCCGCATTGTCAGCGACGAGCCAACGAACCGGCGAGGGAGGCCGGTGGCTTAGCCGGCGTAGCAGCGAGGAAATCCCCGGCTGGTCGAGCGCCCTGGCAGCGCAGCTTCGCGCGAGATCTTGTGCAGCCAGGCGAAGCCTTCGCATCGCGTGCCTGCAGCCATCCCCGGTAAGTTGCTGTTAATCATGATTTGTGTGAATTACTCGTTATACAATGCCACCTCAATTCCCTGTGACTTGTAATATCAGTAGAAATCATTTATTAACAgcatttttctcttttaaatCATGCACCAACACCAGTATTGCTACTTTCTTTAGTAGCACTCAGTATGGTGAATTTGATTCACATTATTTTCAGCCAATATGTTTGGTTGAGTCAAGAAGTGAATTTTCAAGCTCTCTACTTACATGATAGGGAGTAATATATTCCACGTTATTGTACAGCCCATGTGTCAACTTATTGGAAGTTTTGGAAGTGAAGCAGGCACATGGTAACAGTAGCTTCGAGGTATTTTTCACATTCAACTTATGTACACGAATAATTCTAAAAGAAATTCAAGCGCACGTTCATTCAGTGTTGAGTCATTTCGTGCTGATTTTCCCCTTAGCAGATTGAGGATGCTATTTCCTATATTTAGGTTTGGCTACAAATACTGAAAAAATGATGTGATTTTCCATTGGATAAATTTGAATATCTGAGCTGCTGGGCTGAGCCGCTGCTCACCGTCACTGCTGAGTGTTTCTTCACAGTTTAGTTTACGTGTGGCTTTGTATGTATTAGGTGAAATAAATCACCTATAAGATCTGATCTTTGGAGGATAATATCTTATGTTGAAGATTATTATACTGAAATTCTGCGATTGCTTTGCACCTCTGTTCCCTAAAATATGTGATTCATTTGAATGCCATTAATTCCTAGCAGTATTTGTGCAACTGGCTGCATCgaaaattatattttgtaaGATGTTTACATCTGAACCCCCTGTACATAAAACTTGCTATTTCTTTTAAACCCAATCAAAGATTCTCCTGATATGGAGGTACACCgtacataaatatatttttttctatagatCATTTTTCTAAAGGTGATTGATAGCGTGGCTGTTCTTGCTATATCAATTTATTGTTATCGGATAAAACACACAAAGCTGGAAAACTAGGGATGCACGTTCAAAGACTGGAAAGTAGCTGAGAATGTTGTTGGGTGATCCTCGCttctgcagttttttttttcttcaggtgTTAAGATCCTTTGGTTAATTTTGGTTTTGAAATGCAGCTCAAAAGATCAAGTCATTGTGGATTGCAGAATGAGAGGGTCACGTTTTGAAGTAACTGCAGTCAGCATGAAGCTATCTCTACTAGGATGGGAGAGGCTCTCTAGTCTTAGGCTGTGTTAGAGggagaggagattgagaagattgaaaagatacgtaaaacgagatgagccattagcgcatgactaattaagtattaactattttaaactttaaaaatggattaatataattttttaaagcaactttcatatagaaattttttataaaaaaacgcaccgtttagtagtttaggaaACGTGCACGcagaaaacgaaacaaacaaactcCCTTTTTCtccaaacgaacacagccttaatggaCACACACGCTTACTCATCTAAACGTAGCATCAGATGACGGATCCAGGGAATATAATTACTCGAACCAGGCAGGAAGCCCGACTCAACACAAGTGAGTGGGTGACGCGACGATGCTAGCCCGATGCGCGTAGCGCCGTAGCGCGACCGTCCAAAAGGCTCGTGCTATCGTGCCGGTTGGTTGGTGCTTTGGCCCCTGTCTCTCCTTTCGCTTTCCCacgccccccaaaaaaaaaacaaagaaagagaaaagaagaagctacagaaaaaaaaaaaaaaaaaaaaactagcagcagctgcagcttagCTTTAATCGAGTCCACCCCCGCATCGATCAATCAGTGAGCAGCGACAGGAGTAGCACGACGGCGAGCTCGCACACGCatcccgacgccgccgcgaggccgcggccgccgccggcgacgatggaTCTCCCGCCGCTCTCCCACCAGGCGCTCTTCGCCGCCGTCCGAtccgcggacgccgccgccgtcgccggcctcctgGCCGACGCCGGGGCGTCCGGGCCCACCACccaggcgctcgccgccgcgcagaCGGACGCCGGGGAGACGGCGCTGTACgtcgcggcggaggccggctcCGAGGAGATCGTCCGCCTCCTCATCCCGCTCTACGACCTCGAGGCCGCCACCGTCCGCTCCCGCCTCGACCTCGACGCCTTCCACGTCGCCGCCAAGCAAGGCCACACCGGTGagcgcgcgctctctctctgcCTGCTCCCCGTATGATTCGAGCTGTCTTGCAATTGATTGGGAGGCGGAAAGCTTTCCTGCGATTACCTGATGTTTTGAGCTCGGTAGTACTAATTCTAGCTGAGCGTGGCAGTTCGTGGTGTATTAAGCTGGAAAATCGGGATCCTCTGTTAATTGATTTGATCTAGATAGTTTAGTTGTTTGATGATCTGAACATCACTCCGATTGATTGGCTATGTGTATGACACTAAGCTTATGATAGAGGAGCTCTCAAAATTTGTGGTTGTGGGAGTGTTGACATAGTGGTTATTTGTTCTCATATTAATTACAGAGAGATTGATATGTGGATAGCCACAGTTCATATGGAACTCTGTTTGTCATGTTCATCTTTTTTTTGCTCGAAAAGTTACTGTTGAACAAATGCATAATACATAACTGCAAAATGCTGACAGGGGCTGTGAAGGAGTTCTTGGGGCGGTGGCCGGAGCTATGTTCAATCTGTGACTCTTCCAATACTAGCCCTCTTTACTCTGCAGCAGTAAAAGATCACTTGGATGTAGTTAACGCCATACTGGACACTGATGACAGCTGCATAAGGATTGTGCGGAAAAATGGGAAGACATCACTACACACTGCTGCAAGAATCGGTTACCATCGTATTGTCAAAGCACTTATAGAAAGGGATCCGGGGATTGTTCCAATCAGAGATAGGAAGGGACAGACTGCACTTCACATGGCTGTAAAAGGTAAAAATACAGATGTAGTTGAAGAGTTACTGATGGCTGATGTTTCCATACTCAATGTGCGTGACAAGAAGGCAAATACAGCTTTGCACATAGCTACACGAAAATGGAGGCCCCAGGTATAATTCTTTGCTAAAACCATGCACTGTTAGTCTGTTACCTTGTCTGTTCGTTTGATGTATACCATGCCTGGAGAATGTATAGCAGTGTCGTTTCTTTCATGCGTTCTCAAATTTTCAGCGTATTAGTTGATTTATTTATACCATATGTGTCCTTGCTTTTCAATAGCTTTGCCCCTTAGTTGATGCTTCGTTACTGGAACACAACTAACTTACTCCGTATTAAGATCACAATATCCTCCTAGTTACAGCTCATTCAGTGATTGCATTATCACCAAAACTTCAGAAGTTCCATCTATTCATGAATATTTGGCTTTGTGGTCTAGCTGGTTTATGCACTAAATAATTGTTCGTAGACATTTGGATTCAGACTGGTGGACCATTAGGATGATATTAGTACAAGATCAGCAATGAGGTAACAACAGAGTGTTTAGTATGTTGGAGGATATCACATTACTATGTGTCCATTAAGACAGCAAAGACTAAAGTGTTTTTTAGAGTTGTTGATCTGAAGCTTAGTTTGCATCTTAAGTGCACTTTTTTCTTGTGGACTCATGGAAATGTGGTGCTTATATCCCAGCATTTTTCTTGTCTCAATCATGTACcaacattttttatatatatgttcccTTTTTTTCCTCCAGATGGTACAACTTCTGCTTAGCTACGAGGCGCTTGAAGTCAATGCTATCAATAATCAGAATGAAACAGCTATGGATTTGGCTGAGAAAGTTCCTTATGGTGAGTCTAAAATGGAAATAATTGAGTGGCTGACAGAAGCTGGCGCAAAGAATGCACGGAATGTGGGGAAAATTGATGAGGCATCAGAGCTTAGGAGAACCGTGAGTGATATCAAGCACAATGTTCAAGCACAGCTCAATGAGAATGCCAAGACAAATAAAAGAGTGACAGGAATAGCCAAAGAGCTCCGGAAACTACACAGAGAAGCTGTTCAGAACACCATCAATTCAGTTACTATGGTAGCAACCCTGATTGCCTCCATCGCATTCGTAGCCATATTCAATTTGCCAGGCCAGTACTATGTTGATAGGGATAGTGGGGGAGACATTGGTGAAGCCCACATAGCCAACCTTACTGGTTTCCGAGTTTTTTGTCTGCTGAATGCTACCGCCCTTTTCATTTCCCTTGCAGTGGTCGTAGTTCAGATCACCTTGGTTGCCTGGGAAACCGGTGCTCAAAAGCGGGTTATCAAGATTGTAAATAAGCTGATGTGGTCAGCATGCCTTAGTACATGTGCGGCTTTTATCTCATTGGCCTATGTGGTAGTTGGCCCCCAGAATGCCTGGATGGCTTTCACCATATCAGCCATCGGAGGGCCAATCATGATTGGTACTCTCTTGTTCCTGGCCTATCTGTTGTTGCGCCCTCGCTTCAAGTTTGGTGAAGATAGACAGCGGCGCATCAAAAGGGCAAGTGGCAGCAAGTCCTTCTCCTGGTCTATCCATGAGGGGATATCAGACCTGGAAGCATTCTCTGATCATGAGAAGAGAATTTATGCCCTGTAGATTGTAAAAGGTCTTGCTTTAGCTGCATGTAACACTTAAGAACATGTAATTGGATGAAAACAATCATCCCTGTATATAGTTGCTCAGCTGTTTTAGGTCTGTGGTGAGGTGGCCCAAGCAGACCTTTTTCTGCACCATCTTGATGGTTTGTGTACTTGGATACTTGGTACCTGCTAATGTGTACTAGTATTAGCACTTAACAATGAAGAGCACCTATGCAGTTTGAAGCTATGGTTACAATTCCATCCATCTATTGAGGATCACATGTGCTGGAAATCtttgacccccccccccccccccaaatgaATCCTTCCCAACTGAAGTGAAACTTTGTTGTTGTTACTCTAGAAAAAAACAGAGGTTGTTTTCAAGTAATTATTACTCTCCTGTTTTAATGTATAATAGTACCAGTGATTTTTCACCTCAAACTCTGACCAATAATATTTCTTCAATTACTTATTCAAGTAAAGTGAAAAGAGTATTAACTAGATTTGGCATCAAAAGTATTTTAAATGTTCCTTATATTTTTGTCCATTTGCACAAATATCCTAAAAGAAATGAATAGTCACATAAACTTAAAAATCGACGGTGTCATATTTAAAATCAAAGGTAGTATATCGGAACTGAACTTCATCACTCCCATGAATTTCTTGCAAAAACATCGCTATTCCAAACAGTTCTAACTTCGTACTCTCTTTGTTACAAAATATTAGCAACCTAACTGGACACAACCTACTATTTTGAATCTAGATAAGGATAAGGTTATGTTCAATCTAATACTAGTGtgctatatattttaaaatggaggggtGTGttttatttatcttatttatttCATCTCGGTAATAATGTGATTTGCTACAGCGGGCAAAATTTTCATTCCAAAGGCAGTAGATTTGGTCATTTGGCCACTAGCACTCGGTGAAATGAGAGCTCCTTTTGAGCGGCTTCCGAGCCGGCCACCAAACGGATGGATTCTTGCCGCCTCCTGCACCCTTATCcacagccgctccctctccctccccctccccctcccccgacCTCTACTCCTCGACCTACCCACCTCCAATGGggtgtcctccgccgccgccgccgccgccaccacttcctccggtgcgtcgccgcctccgctgccACCCTGCAGAAGGAACTCACGGTGCCGCGCACCCCAACAGCCGCGCAGAGCCCCGGTCCAGTGAACCCGCCTACGCTGTTCGACAGAATGCCCGAGAGGAGCGTCGCGACGGTTTCCGCTGCGGATAACCTGCTCGACGAAATGTCTCGGACGTGCGGCGCGGGCCAGCGTGGTCGGCCTCTGGAGGCGCCTCCTCGGGACGGCGGCGGGAAGAGCGCGAGCGCCGCGATCGTGGCGCTGGCGCATGCCGGCCGGCACGCGGAGGTCGTCGAGCTCTTCTGCCGGATGCGGAGGGGCGGCGTCCCCGTAAGCAGGTTCGTGCTCCCGAGCGTGCtcgcggcttgcgccggcctGCGGGACATCGGGATGCTCCGAGCCGTGCACGCCTTGGTCATCAAGTGCGGCCTGTGCCAGCATGTCATCGTGGGCACTGCATTGGTTGACGGGTATACTGATTTTGGATTGGTGGATGATGCGAGGAAGGCGTTCGATGAGATAACAGACGCCAATATAGTTTCTTGGAGTGTGCTCATTGGTGGCTATGCCCGTTCTTCTCGGTGGGAAGAAACATTGGATGCTTTCTCCGCAATGCGGCGTGCTGGGGTGCTTCCAAATGATTCTGTTCTTGTAATGGCGATTCAGGCGTGCGGTGCATTGGGACGCCTGGTACATGGGAAGCAGCTGCATGGCTTAGCAGTTGTCCTTGGATTTGATAGGAATGCTACTGTTTGGAACTGCCTGATGGACATGTATGGGAAGTGTGGTGACATTGACAGTTGCAAGATGGTTTTTGAGACG of the Oryza sativa Japonica Group chromosome 2, ASM3414082v1 genome contains:
- the LOC4330651 gene encoding ankyrin repeat-containing protein At2g01680, whose protein sequence is MDLPPLSHQALFAAVRSADAAAVAGLLADAGASGPTTQALAAAQTDAGETALYVAAEAGSEEIVRLLIPLYDLEAATVRSRLDLDAFHVAAKQGHTGAVKEFLGRWPELCSICDSSNTSPLYSAAVKDHLDVVNAILDTDDSCIRIVRKNGKTSLHTAARIGYHRIVKALIERDPGIVPIRDRKGQTALHMAVKGKNTDVVEELLMADVSILNVRDKKANTALHIATRKWRPQMVQLLLSYEALEVNAINNQNETAMDLAEKVPYGESKMEIIEWLTEAGAKNARNVGKIDEASELRRTVSDIKHNVQAQLNENAKTNKRVTGIAKELRKLHREAVQNTINSVTMVATLIASIAFVAIFNLPGQYYVDRDSGGDIGEAHIANLTGFRVFCLLNATALFISLAVVVVQITLVAWETGAQKRVIKIVNKLMWSACLSTCAAFISLAYVVVGPQNAWMAFTISAIGGPIMIGTLLFLAYLLLRPRFKFGEDRQRRIKRASGSKSFSWSIHEGISDLEAFSDHEKRIYAL